A section of the Chryseobacterium ginsenosidimutans genome encodes:
- a CDS encoding diacylglycerol/lipid kinase family protein, producing MEKVAFIINPFSAKKNYQPFLNELNSKVKDPVYYISESIEGTNEFILSHFSEIDIFVAIGGDGTISTVAKNLINTEKVLAIFPAGSGNGFSNETQFGKNLDELLEKIKAKNSRKIDTFTVNDKLSINVSGTGFDGKVVKEFEKTTRGFKNYIKVSFKTFFSYKPIKLKFFNEEYKQYNGKYLMVNIANTRQFGNNAYIAPHASKSDGLVDMVLVKKFPLTYSALFAFRMFTKKLKDDNYITYLPVSEIEFKVNTKNWHLDGEFNKIKSPIHIKVQPASLNILI from the coding sequence ATGGAAAAAGTAGCCTTTATTATCAATCCTTTTTCGGCGAAGAAAAATTATCAGCCGTTTCTCAATGAGCTGAATTCTAAGGTGAAAGATCCTGTGTATTATATTTCAGAATCTATTGAAGGAACAAACGAATTTATCTTAAGTCATTTCAGTGAAATTGATATTTTTGTAGCGATCGGAGGCGACGGTACAATTTCAACTGTAGCTAAAAATCTTATTAATACAGAAAAAGTTCTTGCAATTTTTCCGGCAGGTTCAGGAAATGGTTTTTCCAATGAAACACAATTTGGGAAGAATCTGGATGAATTACTGGAAAAGATTAAGGCAAAAAACTCCAGAAAGATTGATACCTTTACTGTTAATGATAAGCTTTCTATCAACGTTTCCGGAACCGGATTTGATGGAAAAGTGGTAAAAGAATTTGAAAAAACCACCCGCGGATTCAAAAATTATATCAAAGTTTCTTTCAAAACATTTTTCAGTTACAAACCGATTAAGCTGAAATTTTTTAATGAAGAGTACAAGCAGTACAATGGCAAATATTTAATGGTGAACATTGCCAACACCCGCCAATTCGGGAATAACGCATATATTGCACCGCACGCCAGTAAAAGTGACGGTTTGGTAGATATGGTCTTGGTGAAAAAATTTCCGCTGACATATTCTGCACTTTTTGCATTCAGAATGTTCACAAAAAAATTAAAAGACGACAATTACATTACTTACCTTCCTGTTTCTGAAATAGAATTCAAAGTAAACACCAAAAACTGGCATCTTGACGGAG
- a CDS encoding DUF3298 domain-containing protein, whose protein sequence is MKKPYFIWIIALLIIFACKEIGNEKKSPIVDGYSKLIIDSVVEEDSTRIFDSVMIKYSSKLLWFPNFKNKKLLKKIYSDKNITNFSKNGLQEFLNNKKISLYDQLRKSNKNSNIKSKQQWEYTSQMNLKMNKNDYLYIQYYDNQFEGGMKDQYRYQEKVFDLTNDKKVQLSDIISISKEDLSQLLKTNLENTTMMQQVKKYDPKGYEVLSKIRIPLTENFYFDDNNLYFHYNINEITRNYDFGDIIIPVSWEDLKENIKAGFKERMKIN, encoded by the coding sequence ATGAAAAAACCTTACTTTATCTGGATAATTGCACTACTTATAATTTTTGCATGTAAAGAAATCGGAAACGAAAAGAAAAGTCCTATAGTTGACGGATACTCAAAACTTATTATAGATTCTGTTGTAGAAGAGGACTCGACGAGGATTTTTGATTCTGTTATGATAAAATATTCTTCAAAACTACTGTGGTTTCCTAATTTTAAAAACAAAAAGCTTCTGAAAAAAATTTATTCAGATAAAAATATCACCAATTTCTCAAAAAACGGATTACAGGAATTTTTAAATAATAAAAAGATAAGTTTATACGATCAGCTTAGAAAATCAAATAAAAATTCTAATATAAAATCTAAGCAGCAATGGGAATATACTTCTCAGATGAATCTTAAGATGAATAAAAATGATTATCTGTATATTCAGTATTATGATAATCAGTTTGAAGGAGGAATGAAAGATCAATATCGCTATCAGGAAAAGGTTTTTGACCTTACAAATGATAAAAAAGTGCAGCTTTCAGATATTATATCGATCTCAAAAGAAGATCTTTCTCAGCTTTTAAAAACGAATCTGGAGAATACAACAATGATGCAGCAGGTGAAAAAGTACGACCCAAAAGGTTATGAAGTTTTGTCAAAAATACGTATTCCGTTAACGGAAAACTTTTATTTTGATGATAACAACCTTTATTTTCACTATAATATTAATGAAATTACTAGAAATTACGACTTTGGAGATATAATCATACCGGTTTCCTGGGAAGATTTGAAAGAAAACATAAAAGCAGGTTTTAAAGAAAGAATGAAAATTAATTAA